From bacterium:
TTTGGAGTGCGCAGGTTGTGGGAAGTTGTTTTGGGGTAAGTATCATGACCATAACGAATGTCCGCACTGCGGGTACTACAGTAAGCGTCACGTTCAGCGTCAGATGCGCACCGTCACCTATCGAAAGGTCGGCGAGTCCACCGTGTACTATCGTTAGTTCAAAAGCCCTCCGCCATTCAGCGGAGGGCTTCACATTGCACCGCGCGCAACGTTGTGAATTTTCGAGCGTTGTTTACAAGCCGCACCTCTCGTAGACGATCTCCATCTCCCTCTCGTCATTTCGAGCGAAGTGAGCGCATGGGCGAACGAAGTCGAGAAATCTCGTGTGCTATGGAAATCGTCGCACCATGGAGATCTCTCCACTCCATCATTTGCGGAGCCTGCCCTGAGCGAGTCCGCGAGTCGAACGGGGTCGAGATGACGAAATAGAGTGGACGATGAAACAGAAAAGTGTGAACAACACGCGTGATTCTTACAGTTTAATTGTGGATGCTTGCGCGGAGGAGTTGGTTGATCTTCGCGGCAACGATGAAGTCGTTCTCAGACAGGCCACCAATCTTGTGCGTGGAGAGGGTGAACTCGATGTTCCTCCATCCGAACACGCGGATGTCCGCGTGGTGGCCCTCCTCCTCGCAGAGAAGCGCGACTTCCATGAAAAGCGCGCACGCTTGCTTGAAGTTCTCGCACCGGACCGTGCGCTGGATCGCGTGATCTACGAGGTTCCAATCCGACACCTGCGCGAGGAGCTCATGGACGCGATCATCGGCGAGCGGTGGCGTTCCTGCTTTGCACGGTGCGCATTTCAGGGTGACGAGTTTTGGTGCAGCCATAGACGGGTTGCAGTATTCATGCTAAGAAGTCAGTATAGCAGTAGGGAGCGTCGCGGGCCCCTAGCTCAATGGCAGAGCCCCGAGCTTATACCTCGGTCGTTCCAGGTTCGACTCCTGGGGGGCCCATGGGAATGAGATGGAAATATGGCGATACAAGAATCAGCACCAGGTGAGCGCGGTGCAGATATTCCGGAGGAGCAGCGTGCGCAGTTGCCGGATCAGCGTACCATCGCGGCGCAGTTCGAGGCGTTGGATGAGGCGCGTGCAGCAAAGAATATCGCGCAGGTGGAGACGATGGTTGCACAGCTCGCGCAGCAGCGCTCCGTTATTCGGGATCGGCTTGCGGAGATCGCAAAACGGCGAAAGCATGTCATGATGTGGCAAGCAGACGGTCTGACATCGGAGGATCGCAAGATCCTCGACCAGCTCGATGTCGAGAAGGACGCA
This genomic window contains:
- a CDS encoding 4a-hydroxytetrahydrobiopterin dehydratase; its protein translation is MAAPKLVTLKCAPCKAGTPPLADDRVHELLAQVSDWNLVDHAIQRTVRCENFKQACALFMEVALLCEEEGHHADIRVFGWRNIEFTLSTHKIGGLSENDFIVAAKINQLLRASIHN